The genomic segment CGCGGCCGAATGACCGTGTCCCGCCCCCGGCGGTCGGACGCGAGTTGCTACCGAGAAGGAGTGGCTGATGACGCCCGACGTTACGAAGGACGAGTTGGTCGCCCGCCTAGTCACGCGGGCGATGACCGTGTTCCTGTTCGACCTGCTCGACCGCGGGTTCCGCATGGACCCGCACGCCCAGGACAAGCTCCGCGACGCACTCTCCGAGGTGTTCGGCGAGTCCGTCCGGGAGGCGTCCGGGGCCGCCACCGAGTAACCGCACCGCCGGCGGACGGGCCCGGCGCCCGTCCCCGCTGACACACCATTAGGGAGCGACCGTGAGTACGAAATCGACGATCGAGTGGACGAACGCGACCTGGAACTTCCTCCTGGGCTGCGACAAGGTGTCGCCCGGCTGTGCCGGGTGCTACGCCGTCAAGGACGTCATCCGGATGGCGGGGAACCCGAACCCGAAGGTCGCGGCCGCCAACACCGGCCTCGCCTACCGTCAAGACAACGGTGTCCTGAACTGGACCGGGGTGGTGCGGCCCCTGCCCGCGCGCCTCGGCCTGCCGTTCGACTGGGCGAAGCCGCAGAAGGTGTTCGTCAACAGCCTGTCGGACATGTTCCACGACGAGGTGCCGCTCGCGTTCATCCGGCGGGCGTTCGCGGTGATGGCGGCCACGCCGTGGCACACGTACCAGATCTTGACCAAGCGCGCCGAACGCCTGGAGGCGCTGGCCCCCGAGCTCGAGTGGCCGGACAACGTGTGGCAGGGCGTTTCGGTCGAGAGCCAGCCCTATGCCGTCCGCGTCGACCACCTGCGGCGCACCGGCGCGAAGGTCAAGTTCCTGTCCGTCGAGCCGCTCCTCGGGCCCGTCGCGTTGGACCTCGCGGGCATCGACTGGGTGATCACGGGCGGCGAATCGGGACCCCGCGCCCGCCCGTTCGACCCGGCCTGGGCCCTGGCCGTCCGCGACCAGTGCGCGGCTGCGGGGACGAAGTTCTTCCACAAGCAGAACGGCTCCCTCCTCGCCGGCGGCACCCGGACGAACAAGAAGGCCAACGGCCGGCTGCTCGACGGACACGAGTACAACGAGGTGCCGGCCGCCGCCGCCGTGCCGGTGCCGGCGAAGCGGGTCCGGACCGAACTCGCGGCGCGCCTCGCGCCGGAATCGCAGGGCGAACTGATCCAGCTCGGCGTTCGGTGACCCGCCGGGCGGGTCGCGCCCGGCAGCGCGCGGCGCGCGGGACCGTTCGCGTCGCCGGGCCGCGCCCGGCGACGCGGGGAACGTCGACAACGGGGCGCCGGGCACCGGGGGTACCGAGTGCCGGGCGCCGCCGTCACCTTTGACCTCGGAGAACCGGTGATGAACCTGACCACGACGGGCATCGTGAAGCTCGTGATGGACGCGACAGTGATCGTCGAGCGGGCCGGCGTCACGGAGCCGGACGCGCAGTTCCGGACCGTCCTGGCGCTCGTGCGCACCGTGGAGAACCTCGTCGACGCGACGGGCCACGTCGAGGAGTTCGAGATCGAGCTCGTCCGCCGCCCGCGGGGTGAGTGATGCGCCCCCTCACCGTCAAAGAAGCCGCGGCGCAGATGCGGGTCTCGGCGGCCACGGTCTACGCGCTGTGCGCGGCCCGCAAGCTGCGGCACCAGCGGGTCGGCGTCGGCCGCGGGAAGATCCTCATCCCGCCCGACGCGGTGACGGAATACCTGGCGAAGGGCACCGTGCCGAGCGCGGAGGGGGCGGTGCCCCCTCCGGCCCGAAAAGTCCTCAAGACGTTCGAGCATCTGGACTCGGACCGGCTGCTGGCGGCGTGGAAGGAGCAAGGGGCGGTGCGGTCGTGACCGTGCCGTTCACCTTCATCACGGCGGCTTGCATGTGAGCCGCCATGCCGCCCAGCGACGCAAGGTAATGTTCGGTCATTCGCGTCGACGAGTGGCCCATCAATTCGGCCAGCGTCTTGATGTCCACGCCGTTGACGATCGCCCGCGTCCCGAACGCGTGCCGCAGGCCGTACAGCTTCGCGTCGATCGGGATGTCGGCCGCCTTCCGGCCGCGCTGCATGCGGAGCGACGTGTTGCTCCGGTTCCAGATCGTCCCCCGGTGGTTCAGGAACACGAACTCGCCCGGCTCGTTCCGCTCGCGGATGGTGACGAGAAGGGCCACGATCTCGGGGTGAAGTGCGATCACTCGTGGTTTCGGCACCCGTTGCATCCGCGACGTCTTGTGCCTCGCCATCACGATGACGGCCTGCTCGATGTTGATGTCGGCCCACCTGAGCTTCGCGGCCTCGCACGTGCGGGCGCCGGTCAGCCGCAGGAAGCGGAGGTACTCGACGAAGCGCTCGCCGGGGTTCGGCTTCCTGGTAGTCTCCCGCCCCCTGGTCGCGACCACGAGCCGGTCGAACTCGTCGTCGGTCATCGGCCGGCGCGGGGCACCGGGGCGGTGGGACACGCCCCGGAACGGGTTGGCGGTGACGAGCCGCTGTTTCGCCGCCCAGTTGAACGGGCGGTGGATGATCCCGATCGCGTGGTTCTTGGTCCAGTCGCTCGCCCACTCGGGGTGGGCGTCGATCCACGCGGTGAGGTGGTACGGGAGGCACTCCTTGTCGTTGACGACGCGGAACCCGTGCTTCTCGGCGAAGGACTGGAAGTAGCGCTTCCGCTCCTCGTAGGTCGTCTCGCTCAAGCGGGTCTTCGCGAAGTCGCAGTAGAGGTCGATGACGGCGGCGACGGTCAACCGCCCGCTCTCGGGCTCGGGGTTGGTTTCACGAAGGGTGAGGATGTCGCGGAGCTTCTGCTCGGCTTCGCGCTTGTTCTCCTTGCCGCGGGCGAGCTTCTCTTGCTTGCCGGCGACCTGGGCCATCCACCAGCCGGTCTGTTTACGGAACCACGGACGGGGAGACTGAGGCATGATTTTGCCCTCCAACTCGGGGATCACCGGACCAGCGTGGTGGTGAGCCGAAGGGCTTGCTGCGACGTGTGCCCGGCCAGCCGTTGCAGCGGTTGGCCGGGTTTTCTTTTTCACTTACCCCGGCGAAGCGTGCACGGAAGCGTGCACCGTTCGCCGTAAGTCAGTGGGCGATACAGGATTTGAACCTGTGACTTCGTCCGTGTGAAGAACGCACTCTATGCAAATTTCCCTTGTTTTTCTGTGGTCACTTGGGTAAAATCTCCTTGTCAGCGACCGATTTACCCAACCGAATTACCCAAGTCGCTCGAACGGTAACTCAAACATGCCCCGATCCTATCTCATGTCTTGGGAACCAGAACCCGCCTTCCGCTGGGTCAAGATGTGGAAAGGAACCCGGTATCGAGTTGCCTGCCACGAACTACCGATCCCACGGGAGCGTTGGACCAAGGAAGGCTCAGGGACGGAAGCGAATCAGTGGTGGGAGCGGAAGAGATCGTGAACGAATTCACTCGGCTGTCGTCACCGTTGGCCGGTTTCATCGAGGACTGCTGCGAGGTCGGGCCGGACAAGGAGCAGGCGGCTGACGATCTGTTCCGGGGGTGGGCCAACTGGTGCCAACAGAACGGGCACGAGGTCGGGAGCCGCACGTCGTTCGGAACGAAGCTGCGGGCCGCAGTCGTCGGCCTTGGGCGGGTTCGTGTCCGTGACGGCGACAAGTTGGTGTGGAGTTACCGTGGCCTGCGGCTCACCGGCGAGGCCGCTAATAGTGTGA from the Frigoriglobus tundricola genome contains:
- a CDS encoding tyrosine-type recombinase/integrase codes for the protein MPQSPRPWFRKQTGWWMAQVAGKQEKLARGKENKREAEQKLRDILTLRETNPEPESGRLTVAAVIDLYCDFAKTRLSETTYEERKRYFQSFAEKHGFRVVNDKECLPYHLTAWIDAHPEWASDWTKNHAIGIIHRPFNWAAKQRLVTANPFRGVSHRPGAPRRPMTDDEFDRLVVATRGRETTRKPNPGERFVEYLRFLRLTGARTCEAAKLRWADINIEQAVIVMARHKTSRMQRVPKPRVIALHPEIVALLVTIRERNEPGEFVFLNHRGTIWNRSNTSLRMQRGRKAADIPIDAKLYGLRHAFGTRAIVNGVDIKTLAELMGHSSTRMTEHYLASLGGMAAHMQAAVMKVNGTVTTAPPLAPSTPPAAGPSPDARTS
- a CDS encoding primase-like DNA-binding domain-containing protein, whose translation is MNEFTRLSSPLAGFIEDCCEVGPDKEQAADDLFRGWANWCQQNGHEVGSRTSFGTKLRAAVVGLGRVRVRDGDKLVWSYRGLRLTGEAANSVNVIG
- a CDS encoding DUF5131 family protein — encoded protein: MSTKSTIEWTNATWNFLLGCDKVSPGCAGCYAVKDVIRMAGNPNPKVAAANTGLAYRQDNGVLNWTGVVRPLPARLGLPFDWAKPQKVFVNSLSDMFHDEVPLAFIRRAFAVMAATPWHTYQILTKRAERLEALAPELEWPDNVWQGVSVESQPYAVRVDHLRRTGAKVKFLSVEPLLGPVALDLAGIDWVITGGESGPRARPFDPAWALAVRDQCAAAGTKFFHKQNGSLLAGGTRTNKKANGRLLDGHEYNEVPAAAAVPVPAKRVRTELAARLAPESQGELIQLGVR
- a CDS encoding helix-turn-helix domain-containing protein, which encodes MRPLTVKEAAAQMRVSAATVYALCAARKLRHQRVGVGRGKILIPPDAVTEYLAKGTVPSAEGAVPPPARKVLKTFEHLDSDRLLAAWKEQGAVRS